The DNA segment ATCACTCCGGACCACGCGCGCCCGGCAGACCCTCGCGGATTCGGCGGGAGAAATCGAGTGCGTCCCCCGCCGCGCGGGCCCGCTCCCCGATCTCACTGCGCGCCCGCAGCTCTTCGAAGGGCAGACGGGTGTCGAGATTCCCGCGCTCGTACCCCATCTCGTCGATGTAGCCGTTCACCAGCAGACGCCAGTCGAGGGGATTGCCCCGGGCGACGTGCTGGACGTGGTGCCGGATCGTCGTCGTGCAGTTGTGCGAGGCCGCGTTGTACCAGACCGGCTCCGTGCCGAGCGCGTTGATCTCCTCGAAGTAGTCGAGCAGGATCGCACGCGCGACGTCGGCGCGAACCGTCAGGCGGTAGAGATAGACCGTCTCTCCCCGATGGTTGGTCCTCAGGCCGACCAGGTCCCGCTCGTCCGCCACCACGTAGTAGACCTCGAACTGGCGGAAGAAGCCGAGCACCGCCGAGTAGGCTTCCCCCACTTCCTTTCGCGTCTCGATCGAGATCGCGAGGGGGCGCCCGTCTCCGAAGTCCCAGCTCGCGATCGTATGCGCGATGTGCGGCGAGCCCCAATAGGACAGGAACAGGTCGACGCCCTGGAGCTTCGAGAGGTCGTACTCCCGGGTCTCCCAGCGCTCCGTGTAGTCCTCCTCGGAGCGGTACTCGAAGTTGCGTACGTTGTGGACGACGAGCCGGTCACCGTCGATCTCGGCACGCGGCAGCTTTGCCACGTCCCGCAGCCATTCCCGGTCGTTGCTGGGCGCGAGAGAGAGCCACCACGCCACCACCACGACGAAGGGCACTCCGCTCAGCAGGACCCGTCGAACCGGTCCCCGGCCGAGTCTCGCCGCACCCGCAGCGGCGACGCCGTAGACCACGATCGACAGGACGGCTGCCGCTCGATTCGTAGGCCCGTCGATCCAGATCGCTGCCACGCTCCAGAGATGAACGAGGAGCATTCCCGGAGCGAGCAAAAGCGCGAGGAAGTTCCTCACGGGAGGTTGAGCTCTTCCGGTCCGCGCCGTTCGAGACCCACGTGCGACAGCAGGATCCGCCGCAGCTCACCGATCGTCCACGGATGATTCAGGCAGGAATGACCGCTCGGCACGACGAGCTGAGACGACACGCCGTCGATCCGCGCGCTCTCGTACATCACGACGCCGTCGGAGGCCTTCCTTCGATCGCCCGCGTCCTCGAGGTCTGGATCGCCCCGTACCGCGATGATCGAATGGCTCGTGATCTGCGGAACGACCGGCTGCTCGACCAGCGCGGCGAGGAAGTCGTTCCCCGGCGACATGTTGTCGATCGAGCCCGAGGTGCGCGCGAGCTCGCGGCGCGACTGTGCCTCGGCGTCGTCCGTCGCGAGTTCGACGACCGCGTCGGCGACGGCGATCGGACTCCGCGCGAAACGACCGATCCATTTCGCGATGCTGCGATTCGCCATGTAGCTCCCGCGATGGGGCGTCGCGATGAAGACGACGCGCTCGACCATGGGCAGCGGATCGACCAGGAGCGAGCCTTCGAGGATCTCGCGACTCTCCGGGTCCAGCTCGGCCTCCGCGGGCGGCTTGTCGCTGAGGAGTTGCCAGAGCGAGAGGCCCGCATCCACCGCCATCAGCTTGGTCAACAGGCCACCCTGGCTGTGACCGACGACGATCGTGCGTTGGAGTGCCGGATCGAGGCCATCGGGATCGAGGCTCGTGACCAGGTCGTCGATCGCGCGGCGAAGCAGCCAGGCCGAGTAGGCGACCGGATTGCCCGTGTTGTAGTCGAAGACCCAGAACTGGAACCGACTGCGGATCTCCGGATCGTTCGTCAGGTCGTTCACGACCTCCGCCCAGGTGTAGGCGCTCGAGAACGTGCCGTGCACCAGGACGACCGGAATCCGGCCCGGTCGATAGGGATCGAGCGAGACGAGTCCGTCCCGTGCCTGGGCGAGATCGCCGGCGAAGAAACGCTTCAGGTCCCTCCAGAGCGGATTGCGATCCGTCATCATCGACGCGATGGACGACGTGGGCTCCATCTCCAGCGGAACGGTACGCCCTTCGATCTCGACCGTCTCGCCGTCCGGTGCCGCGTGGATCTCGAGTCGTGCGCGGACCACGCCAGTCTCGATCATCTCCTCGTTGCGCTCGAAACGAAGCAGCGCAGCGACGGGCAGGCGCAGACGCGGGCTCAGGTAGGCATCGCGACGATCATCGGGCGCGACCGGCTCGAGCACGGCAGCGAAAGGCGCGCCGAGGCCGCGCCAGCGATAGCGATTGCGAAGCCCGCGGACTTCGAGCTCGGACACGGGAACGAAGTCGACCAGCTTGCGATCACCCCAGACGAGACTCGACTCGTCCAGCGAGATCTCGAGCTCCCCGACCGGAAGCGGGATCGTCTCCGCCTCGAGGCGTACCTTGTCCGAGATCTGATCTACGAAAGCGAGCGTCACGCTCCGGTTGTAGAGATCAGCGGCGAGGCGCAATCGCGGATCGAAAGGATCGGGAGCCACGGCAGCGTTATTCGGAAAGAGGAAGAGCCAGGCGTAGAACGCGGCGGCAAGGAAATAGCGGCGGTCCCTGGTCTTCTCCGCGTGAGAAAAGCTCAGCTCCGCGAGGGAGATCAGGGTGCGCGCCGAGACGACTTCGCCCCGTTGGGCGTCTTCCAGAAGCAGTCGGTGCACGAGCTCGATCACGTCCGCGGGCCGCTTCGAGAAATCCGACTCGAGGTTGGCGAGACGCAGCACGTTCCGGGTCGGGTCGCTGAGATCCCTCGAATTCAGGATGCTCTGCGTGAGCTCGCGCTGGACGACGCGCGAATCCACGCGCTTGACGCCGATCGGCGAGGCGCAGGCGGAAGCGAAGAGCGCCACGACGAGGAGCAGGGCTGCGAACCGAACGGCCGGGACGGAGATGGATCGGGAACGCATGAGGCCTCGCTGTCCAGAGTCGCGCCGGGTGTCGGATGACCGCGAAGCACTGACCGCCCGATCTCCGACGGGTAGATTCTACCCTTCGCGATCGAACCCACCACGAGACGGAGGCGACCCGCGCTCTCGGTTGGCGCACGCGTTCGGGACATCCTCCCCTGACGATCGGCGTGACCGAGTGCCTCCTCTTCGTCCCGTTGCTGATCTACGGGATCGCGCACCCTCGCCCGGTCGCCGAGGGGAAGCGCTTCTTCGCCGTCGCGAACGGGCGCCTGCCCTTCGCCGTCACGATCCTGGTCGCGACGAAGGCTTCGATCGGGAACGGCTACCCGTTCCTCGCGACGTGCACGACGGCGCCCGGTTTCGACCAGGCCATGTGACGTGCGAGGCGCCAAACGTCACGAAACCGCGCTCTCGGATTCACCGTCCGCGCGCAGCCAGGCGAGAAGCAGGTCGTTCACGAGCACCACGACGATTGCACCGGTGAAGAGGCCGAGAAACCCACTCGCCGCGAAGCCGCCGAGGGCTCCGATGAAGATCACGAGCATCGGGGCTTCGACGCCACGACCCATCAACAGAGGCTTGAGCACGTTGTCGGCCAGCATGACCGGCACCATGTACGCCGCGAGCAGGCCGGCCTCGAGCACGGGCATGGCGGAGAACTGGTAGATCACGATCGGGATGACCACGATGCCCATGGGCAGCTGGATGATGCCCAGGATCAGGCAGACGAGAGCCCAGACGCCGGCGAAGGGGACGTCCGCGACGAGCAGCCCGAGCCCCACCAGGACGGACTGGATGATCGCGACGCCGACCACGCCGGCGGCGACGCCGCGGACCGTCTGCTCGCTGAGCAGGAGCAGGCGTTCGCCCGATTGGGGCGCCAGCCGATCGAAGAGAGCCCTCGCGAACCCGGTCGTCCGCTCCCGCTGGGCGAGCAGGAAGCCGGCCAGGATCAGGGAGCCCGCGAACTCGAGGAGCGCCAGCACGGCCGCGCCGGCCGCGCGCACCAGACTGGCGCCCAGCTCGACCAGGCGATTCGATGAGCGTTTCAGTACCGCATCGACGTTGGTCGAGGCCTGACTCCACGTATCGAAGACGCGCTCGCCGACCACGGGCCATTCCTTCACCGAAGCGGGCGGCGGCGGGATCTCGATCTCGCCGTCGGCGACCTCCTGGGCCACTTCGTACGCCGTCGTGCCGAGCGCGTCACCGAGCAGGAAGCTGGGCACCACGATGAAGAGCAGCGCACCGAGGGTGAGCACCGCGGCGGCTCGCCCGGCCGCGTCGCCCAGGCGCTGCTTCAACCAGAGATGGGCGGGACCGAGCGCGACCGCCAGGATGATGCCCCAGACGAGGATCTCGAGGAACGGCGCGATCGCACGGATCGTCATGTAGAGCAGGACGCCGAGCACGCCGAGTCGGATCACGATCTCGAAGAGCCGATGGGATTCGAATTCTCTCTCGGGCATGATCGGATTCCTCCGTAGGGTCGGCCTCGACCGACTCGTCCTCTCTCTTCTCTATATCGCGTTCAGAAGACCAGGCTGAGACCCACCGTCAACCGGAAGTCATTTCGATTCGGGCGCTGCCCGTCTTCGTCGCGCTCGGGCTCCTCGACTCGATCCGGATATCCGCCGACAGCCAGGTGGATGTCCTGGGGGAAGTCGAACCGGGTCCATGCTCGGTGGTTGTTCGCGGTGCCGTCTCCCTCCGTCTTGCTGAAGGCTCCGTTGGACCTCGTCGTCCACCGCGTGAAGGCGGTGCGCCGGTCCAGCTTCGCGCTGGCCGTCGAGGCTGCCTGGTCCGTTTTGCCCGAGCGAGCAGCGGGATTGGCCCGACCTGTATACGCCAGTCTCTCCGCTCCTCCTCCGAGGTGTAGTCGATGCTGCGAAGCTCGTCCGCCGAGAATTCGAGCGGCCCGTCCTGAGGCGTGACGACCCGAACGGTGCCGTCCCGCA comes from the bacterium genome and includes:
- a CDS encoding DUF4105 domain-containing protein translates to MLLVHLWSVAAIWIDGPTNRAAAVLSIVVYGVAAAGAARLGRGPVRRVLLSGVPFVVVVAWWLSLAPSNDREWLRDVAKLPRAEIDGDRLVVHNVRNFEYRSEEDYTERWETREYDLSKLQGVDLFLSYWGSPHIAHTIASWDFGDGRPLAISIETRKEVGEAYSAVLGFFRQFEVYYVVADERDLVGLRTNHRGETVYLYRLTVRADVARAILLDYFEEINALGTEPVWYNAASHNCTTTIRHHVQHVARGNPLDWRLLVNGYIDEMGYERGNLDTRLPFEELRARSEIGERARAAGDALDFSRRIREGLPGARGPE
- a CDS encoding alpha/beta hydrolase, whose product is MRSRSISVPAVRFAALLLVVALFASACASPIGVKRVDSRVVQRELTQSILNSRDLSDPTRNVLRLANLESDFSKRPADVIELVHRLLLEDAQRGEVVSARTLISLAELSFSHAEKTRDRRYFLAAAFYAWLFLFPNNAAVAPDPFDPRLRLAADLYNRSVTLAFVDQISDKVRLEAETIPLPVGELEISLDESSLVWGDRKLVDFVPVSELEVRGLRNRYRWRGLGAPFAAVLEPVAPDDRRDAYLSPRLRLPVAALLRFERNEEMIETGVVRARLEIHAAPDGETVEIEGRTVPLEMEPTSSIASMMTDRNPLWRDLKRFFAGDLAQARDGLVSLDPYRPGRIPVVLVHGTFSSAYTWAEVVNDLTNDPEIRSRFQFWVFDYNTGNPVAYSAWLLRRAIDDLVTSLDPDGLDPALQRTIVVGHSQGGLLTKLMAVDAGLSLWQLLSDKPPAEAELDPESREILEGSLLVDPLPMVERVVFIATPHRGSYMANRSIAKWIGRFARSPIAVADAVVELATDDAEAQSRRELARTSGSIDNMSPGNDFLAALVEQPVVPQITSHSIIAVRGDPDLEDAGDRRKASDGVVMYESARIDGVSSQLVVPSGHSCLNHPWTIGELRRILLSHVGLERRGPEELNLP
- a CDS encoding AI-2E family transporter; its protein translation is MPEREFESHRLFEIVIRLGVLGVLLYMTIRAIAPFLEILVWGIILAVALGPAHLWLKQRLGDAAGRAAAVLTLGALLFIVVPSFLLGDALGTTAYEVAQEVADGEIEIPPPPASVKEWPVVGERVFDTWSQASTNVDAVLKRSSNRLVELGASLVRAAGAAVLALLEFAGSLILAGFLLAQRERTTGFARALFDRLAPQSGERLLLLSEQTVRGVAAGVVGVAIIQSVLVGLGLLVADVPFAGVWALVCLILGIIQLPMGIVVIPIVIYQFSAMPVLEAGLLAAYMVPVMLADNVLKPLLMGRGVEAPMLVIFIGALGGFAASGFLGLFTGAIVVVLVNDLLLAWLRADGESESAVS